A genomic segment from Nicotiana sylvestris chromosome 1, ASM39365v2, whole genome shotgun sequence encodes:
- the LOC104245682 gene encoding aspartic proteinase 36-like, giving the protein MVKFELGYTFLFLLIIIGSASGGIEGVIKVNYKFSGSERTLSALKAHDDKRHLRLLAGVDLPIGGTGRPDSVGLYYAKIGIGTPSNAYYVQVDTGSDIMWVNCIGCDQCPRRGYHGLELAFYNRKDSLSGKLVSCGHQYCKDVNKGSVSGCYGNTSCFFSETYGDGSYSLGYFVEDVVQYDQVSGDLQTKSSNGSVIFGCGGTQSEDLTSSDDALDGVLGFGKSNTSMLSQLASSGRVKKMFAHCLDGVNGGGIFAIGNVVKPKVNMTALVPNQQHYNVNMTAVEVGYQILNFSADVFTNGENKGVIIDSGTTLAYLPEVIYGPLVKKILSWQPDLRLRTVHDEYTCFDYSGSVDDGFPQVYFHFENSVSLRVRPHEYLFPYEDLFCIGWQNSGSLSRDKWNLTVFGDLVLSNKLVLYDLEKQAIGWTEYNCSSSIGLKDEITGSVHLVGAHSLSGASSLTAQMALTFLLLVALLHHSLFNGQS; this is encoded by the exons ATGGTGAAATTTGAACTGGGTTACACGTTTTTGTTCCTTTTGATTATAATTGGAAGTGCAAGTGGAGGAATTGAAGGGGTAATTAAAGTGAATTACAAGTTTAGTGGTTCTGAACGGACTCTCAGTGCCCTAAAAGCCCATGATGATAAACGCCATCTCAGACTTCTCGCCGGCGTCGACCTTCCTATCGGCGGCACCGGCCGTCCTGATTCCGTCGG GCTTTACTATGCCAAGATTGGGATTGGAACACCATCAAATGCTTATTATGTGCAAGTGGATACGGGAAGCGACATAATGTGGGTTAACTGCATCGGATGTGATCAATGCCCCAGAAGAGGATATCATGGT CTGGAGCTAGCATTCTACAATCGAAAGGATTCTCTCTCTGGTAAATTAGTTTCTTGTGGACACCAGTACTGCAAGGATGTCAATAAGGGTTCAGTATCAGGATGCTATGGTAACACGTCATGTTTTTTTAGTGAAACTTATGGAGATGGAAGCTATAGTTTGGGCTACTTTGTGGAGGACGTTGTTCAATATGACCAGGTTTCTGGTGATCTCCAAACTAAATCATCAAATGGAAGTGTAATTTTTGG GTGTGGGGGTACACAGTCTGAAGATCTAACTTCCTCGGATGATGCTCTTGATGGGGTTCTGGGATTTGGGAAATCAAATACATCCATGCTTTCCCAGCTGGCTTCATCTGGAAGAGTGAAGAAAATGTTTGCACATTGCTTGGATGGTGTGAATGGTGGTGGTATATTTGCCATTGGGAACGTTGTTAAACCGAAAGTAAACATGACGGCATTAGTACCAAACCA GCAACACTACAATGTCAATATGACAGCCGTTGAAGTTGGTTATCAAATTCTAAACTTTTCTGCTGATGTATTTACAAATGGAGAGAACAAGGGAGTTATAATTGACAGTGGAACAACATTGGCTTATCTTCCTGAGGTGATTTATGGACCACTAGTGAAAAAG ATACTCTCCTGGCAACCTGATCTGAGATTACGTACAGTTCATGATGAGTATACGTGCTTTGATTACTCTGGAAG TGTTGATGATGGATTCCCTCAAGTTtattttcattttgaaaattctGTTTCTTTAAGAGTTCGTCCACATGAGTATCTATTCCCCTAT GAAGATTTATTTTGCATTGGATGGCAAAATAGTGGTAGTCTATCTCGGGACAAATGGAACCTCACGGTTTTTGGAG ATTTGGTTCTCTCAAATAAGCTAGTCTTGTATGATCTTGAGAAGCAGGCTATTGGTTGGACTGAATATAACT GCTCATCAAGCATTGGATTGAAGGATGAAATTACTGGATCAGTACATTTAGTAGGTGCTCACTCTCTGTCAGGTGCTTCTAGTTTGACTGCTCAAATGGCTCTAACCTTCTTGTTATTAGTAGCTCTGCTGCACCATTCTCTATTTAATGGGCAGAGCTGA